A window from Schistosoma haematobium chromosome 3, whole genome shotgun sequence encodes these proteins:
- the PLCXD3_1 gene encoding PI-PLC X domain-containing protein 3 (EggNog:ENOG410V8J9~COG:T), with protein sequence MMINPRSWMSDLPSHISQKALNLISIPGSHNSFTYSITQRSPPSPDGPIFRLDTCLPRPFLSRILYPWSVTQSLSLFDQLEAGIRYFDFRICARQKCLNKCKNDESEFYLAHGLYANLLSTELQSILGFLKANPREVLIVDCNHFYNFETDEQEYCFESTVLKILDNVMFPYQKNIPTLEELWSAKQQIIFISCHRESPEKIHPKFWPSSSIKSFWPETVGPRAMISFLNNHIKPHLHRPDNIFSVHQGILTPTLSFILLHPFSSVHRLAKIAGKYYQQWLNKADQLAGPDGINITLIDFFATTYPTYIRDVVSINYKTWPNDKTST encoded by the exons GTAGTCATAATTCATTTACGTATTCGATTACTCAACGTAGTCCTCCTTCTCCTGATGGTCCTATTTTCCGTTTGGATACATGTTTACCTCGTCCATTTTTAAGCCGAATATTGTATCCTTGGAGTGTGACACAGTCACTAAGTTTATTCGATCAACTGGAAGCTGGGATTCGATATTTTGACTTTCGTATTTGTGCACGACAAAAATGTttgaataaatgtaaaaatgatGAATCTGAATTTTATTTAGCACACGGACTGTACGCAAACCTGTTATCTACAGAACTTCAGAGCATTCTTGGTTTCCTCAAAGCCAATCCGAGAGAAGTTCTTATTGTGGATTGtaatcatttttataattttgaaaCTGATGAACAGGAATATTGTTTTGAATCAACTGTTTTAAAG ATTTTAGATAATGTTATGTTCCCTTATCAAAAAAATATTCCAACATTAGAAGAACTTTGGAGTGCTAAGCAACAAATCATATTTATATCCTGTCATCGAGAATCCCCCGAGAAGATCCATCCAAAATTTTGGCCTTCTAGTAGCATAAAATCATTTTGGCCGGAAACTGTTGGTCCACGAGCTATGATTTCATTCCTAAATAACCATATTAA ACCACATCTTCATAGACCTGATAATATTTTCTCTGTACACCAAGGTATTCTTACTCCAACTTTATCATTCATTTTACTGCATCCATTTAGTTCAGTTCATCGTTTAGCTAAAATAGCTGGAAAGTATTATCAACAATGGTTAAATAAAGCAGATCAGTTAGCTGGACCAGATGGTATTAACATCACACTTATTGACTTTTTTGCAACTACTTACCCAACATATATACGTGATGTTGTATCAATAAACTATAAAACATGGCCAAACGATAAAACATCTACTTAA